The Capra hircus breed San Clemente chromosome 2, ASM170441v1, whole genome shotgun sequence genome window below encodes:
- the SESN2 gene encoding sestrin-2 isoform X1, which translates to MNNIHHYRKFYWTCCAKYWGHNRELDPGHALKEQRESRVRRGPRGPSAFIPVGEVLQEGAESLEQHLGLEALMSSGRVDNLAVVMGLHPDYFTSFWRLHYLLLHTDGPLANSWRHYIAIMAAARHQCSYLVGSHMAEFLQTGGDPEWLLGLHRAPEKLRKLSEINKLLAHRPWLITKEHIQALLKTGEHSWSLAELIQALVLLTHCHSLASFVFGCGILPEGDPEGSPAPQAPSPPSEQSTPPSRDSLNHSGGFEAARDVEALMERMRQLQESLLRDEGASQEEMESRFELEKSESLLVTPSVDILEPSANPDMLCFVEDPTFGYEDFTRRGTQAPPTFRAQDYTWEDHGYSLIQRLYPEGGQLLDEKFQAAYSLTYNTIAMHSGVDTSMLRRAIWNYIHCVFGIRYDDYDYGEVNQLLERNLKVYIKTVACYPEKTTRRMYNHFWRHFRHSEKVHVNLLLLEARMQAALLYALRAITRYMT; encoded by the exons GAGCAGAGAGAGAGCCGCGTCCGACGAGGCCCCCGAGGGCCCAGCGCCTTCATTCCAGTAGGGGAG GTCCTGCAGGAGGGAGCCGAGAGCCTCGAGCAGCACCTGGGGCTGGAGGCACTGATGTCCTCGGGGCGGGTGGACAACCTGGCCGTGGTGATGGGCCTGCACCCTGACTACTTTACCAGCTTCTGGCGCCTGCACTACCTGCTGCTGCACACGGATGGGCCCCTGGCCAATTCCTGGCGCCATTACATCGCCATCATG GCTGCTGCCCGCCACCAGTGTTCCTACCTGGTGGGCTCCCACATGGCCGAGTTCCTGCAGACTGGCGGTGACCCTGAGTGGCTGCTTGGCCTCCACCGCGCCCCTGAGAAACTGCGCAAGCTCAGCGAGATCAACAAGCTGCTGGCCCATCGGCCATGGCTCATCACCAAGGAGCACATCCAG GCCTTGCTGAAGACGGGTGAGCACAGCTGGTCCCTGGCCGAGCTTATCCAGGCCCTGGTCCTGCTCACACACTGCCACTCGCTGGCCTCCTTCGTGTTCGGCTGTGGCATCCTCCCTGAGGGGGACCCTGAGGGCAGCCCCGCTCCCCAGGCCCCTTCACCCCCCAGTGAGCAGAGCACGCCCCCTAGCAGGGACTCGCTGAACCACTCCGGG GGCTTTGAGGCTGCCCGCGATGTGGAAGCTCTGATGGAACGCATGAGGCAGCTGCAGGAGAGCCTGCTGCGGGATGAGGGCGCCTCGCAGGAGGAGATGGAGAGCCGCTTTGAGCTGGAGAAGTCAGAGAGCCTACTGGTGACCCCCTCAG TGGACATCCTGGAACCCTCTGCAAACCCAGATATGCTGTGCTTCGTGGAAGACCCCACTTTCGGATATGAGGACTTTACCCGGCGAGGGACTCAGGCACCCCCCACCTTCCGTGCCCAG GATTATACCTGGGAAGACCATGGCTATTCACTGATCCAGCGGCTCTACCCTGAGGGTGGACAGCTGCTGGATGAGAAGTTCCAGGCAGCCTATAGTCTCACCTATAACACCATCGCCATGCACAGTGGAGTAGATACCTCCATGCTCCGCAGGGCCATCTGGAATTACATCCACTGCGTCTTTGGCATCAG ATATGATGACTATGACTACGGGGAGGTGAACCAGCTCCTGGAGCGGAACCTCAAGGTCTATATCAAGACGGTGGCCTGCTATCCGGAGAAGACCACCCGAAGAATGTACAACCACTTCTGGAGGCACTTCCGCCACTCAGAGAAG GTCCACGTGAACTTGCTACTGCTGGAGGCCCGCATGCAAGCCGCCCTGCTCTATGCCCTTCGCGCCATCACCCGTTACATGACCTGA
- the SESN2 gene encoding sestrin-2 isoform X2, which translates to MIVADSECRAELKGYLPGAGEEQRESRVRRGPRGPSAFIPVGEVLQEGAESLEQHLGLEALMSSGRVDNLAVVMGLHPDYFTSFWRLHYLLLHTDGPLANSWRHYIAIMAAARHQCSYLVGSHMAEFLQTGGDPEWLLGLHRAPEKLRKLSEINKLLAHRPWLITKEHIQALLKTGEHSWSLAELIQALVLLTHCHSLASFVFGCGILPEGDPEGSPAPQAPSPPSEQSTPPSRDSLNHSGGFEAARDVEALMERMRQLQESLLRDEGASQEEMESRFELEKSESLLVTPSVDILEPSANPDMLCFVEDPTFGYEDFTRRGTQAPPTFRAQDYTWEDHGYSLIQRLYPEGGQLLDEKFQAAYSLTYNTIAMHSGVDTSMLRRAIWNYIHCVFGIRYDDYDYGEVNQLLERNLKVYIKTVACYPEKTTRRMYNHFWRHFRHSEKVHVNLLLLEARMQAALLYALRAITRYMT; encoded by the exons GAGCAGAGAGAGAGCCGCGTCCGACGAGGCCCCCGAGGGCCCAGCGCCTTCATTCCAGTAGGGGAG GTCCTGCAGGAGGGAGCCGAGAGCCTCGAGCAGCACCTGGGGCTGGAGGCACTGATGTCCTCGGGGCGGGTGGACAACCTGGCCGTGGTGATGGGCCTGCACCCTGACTACTTTACCAGCTTCTGGCGCCTGCACTACCTGCTGCTGCACACGGATGGGCCCCTGGCCAATTCCTGGCGCCATTACATCGCCATCATG GCTGCTGCCCGCCACCAGTGTTCCTACCTGGTGGGCTCCCACATGGCCGAGTTCCTGCAGACTGGCGGTGACCCTGAGTGGCTGCTTGGCCTCCACCGCGCCCCTGAGAAACTGCGCAAGCTCAGCGAGATCAACAAGCTGCTGGCCCATCGGCCATGGCTCATCACCAAGGAGCACATCCAG GCCTTGCTGAAGACGGGTGAGCACAGCTGGTCCCTGGCCGAGCTTATCCAGGCCCTGGTCCTGCTCACACACTGCCACTCGCTGGCCTCCTTCGTGTTCGGCTGTGGCATCCTCCCTGAGGGGGACCCTGAGGGCAGCCCCGCTCCCCAGGCCCCTTCACCCCCCAGTGAGCAGAGCACGCCCCCTAGCAGGGACTCGCTGAACCACTCCGGG GGCTTTGAGGCTGCCCGCGATGTGGAAGCTCTGATGGAACGCATGAGGCAGCTGCAGGAGAGCCTGCTGCGGGATGAGGGCGCCTCGCAGGAGGAGATGGAGAGCCGCTTTGAGCTGGAGAAGTCAGAGAGCCTACTGGTGACCCCCTCAG TGGACATCCTGGAACCCTCTGCAAACCCAGATATGCTGTGCTTCGTGGAAGACCCCACTTTCGGATATGAGGACTTTACCCGGCGAGGGACTCAGGCACCCCCCACCTTCCGTGCCCAG GATTATACCTGGGAAGACCATGGCTATTCACTGATCCAGCGGCTCTACCCTGAGGGTGGACAGCTGCTGGATGAGAAGTTCCAGGCAGCCTATAGTCTCACCTATAACACCATCGCCATGCACAGTGGAGTAGATACCTCCATGCTCCGCAGGGCCATCTGGAATTACATCCACTGCGTCTTTGGCATCAG ATATGATGACTATGACTACGGGGAGGTGAACCAGCTCCTGGAGCGGAACCTCAAGGTCTATATCAAGACGGTGGCCTGCTATCCGGAGAAGACCACCCGAAGAATGTACAACCACTTCTGGAGGCACTTCCGCCACTCAGAGAAG GTCCACGTGAACTTGCTACTGCTGGAGGCCCGCATGCAAGCCGCCCTGCTCTATGCCCTTCGCGCCATCACCCGTTACATGACCTGA